DNA sequence from the Sphingomonas taxi genome:
GCGCAGCGCCAGCCCAACTTCCTCGTCATCGTCGCGGATGATCTCGGCTGGTCGGATCTCGGCGCGTTCGGCGGCGAGATCCAGACGCCCAATCTCGATACATTGGCGCTGTCGGGCGTGCGCTTCACCGGCTTCCATACCGCACCGACCTGTTCGCCGACGCGATCGATGCTGATGAGCGGCGTCGACAATCACGAGGCGGGGCTCGGCACGATGGCGGAGTTGCTCGGCGATGCGACGCGCGGGCGGCCGGGATATGAAGGCTATCTCAACGACCGCGTCGCCTCGATCGCCGAATTGTTGCACGCCGGCGGCTATGCGACGGTGATGGCGGGGAAATGGCATCTCGGGCTGACCCCCGAGCGCGAACCCGCCGCGCGCGGATTCGAACATAGCTTCGCCCTGCTCCAGGGGCTGTCGAACCATTTCGGCGAGGATCAGAACGCCGCCTGGGCCGCCGCCGGCTATGCGCCGAGTTACCGCGACGACGGCAAGCCGGCGGCGCTGCCGAAGGGCAGCTATTCGGCGGATTATTTTGCGGATCGGTTGATCGGCTATCTCGACGGTGCGGCGCGGGCCGGCGATGCGCGCCCGTTCTTCGCCTATCTGCCGTTCACGACGCCGCACTGGCCGCTGCAGGCGCCGGCGGAGACGATCGCCAAATACAAGGGACGGTACGACGCGGGCTATGAGGCGTTGCGTGATGCGCGGCTCGCACGCCAGAAGCAGCTCGGCCTCGTGCCCGCCGATGCCGTCGCGCATGCGACGGAAAAGGTGCCCGCCTGGTCGTCGCTCAGCGCCGAGGGGAAGGCGATCGAGGCGCGGAAGATGGAAGTCTATGCGGCGATGGTCGACCGGATGGATCAGAACGTCGGCCGGGTGATCGCTGCGCTCAAGCGGCTCGGCCGCTATGACGATACGATCATCCTGTTCTTCGCCGACAATGGTCCCGAGGGCAATGTCATCGAGGCGCCGAGCCCGCGGTTCAAACCGGCGACGCCCGGCGCGGCTGCGGCCGACGCTCCGAAGCAGCCCGCGCCTGCATTGGGCATCGACAACAGTCTCGCCAATATCGGCAGGGGCAGCAGCTACGTCGGCTACGGACCGGGCTGGGCGCAGGCCAATTCGACGCCGTCGTGGCTGGTCAAGGGCTATCCGACCGAGGGCGGCATCCGGGTCAGCGCGTTCGCGACGGGACGCGGCGTCAAGGGCGGCGGCCGCATCGCCAACGCCAATCTCGACGTTCGCGACGTCGCGCCGACGCTGCTCGATTATGCGGGGCTACGCCAGCCGCAGCAGTTCGCCGGCCATCCGATTCTGCCGCACGAGGGGCACAGCCTGCGCCCGGTGCTCGCCGCGGAGGCGGCCGGCGTGCGTACCGCGCAGGAGCCCGTCGGCTACGAATTGTTCTTCCGGCGCGCGCTGCGCAAGGGCGACTGGAAGGCGGTCTACCTGTCGGCGGGGACCAATCGATATACGCGGCAGGGGGTGAGTACGGGACGCTGGCAGCTCTTCAACGTCGCCGCCGATCCCGGCGAGACCAGGGATCTCGCGGTGGCGGAGCCGGGCAGATTGACCGAGCTGGTCGCCGCTTATGATGCCTATGCCAAGGCGAAGGGGGTGGTGCCGTTGCCCGCGGCGGAAACCGCCGCCGCTCCGGCGGCGCGGCCGTGACGCGCGGGGGTGCGCTGCTGCTGGCGCTGGTCGCGCTGGCCGGGATCGGCGCGCGTGCCCCGGCGGTGACGGCGCGCTGCCTGACCGGGGACGCCCGCGTCTTCATCCCGGCGGGTGCGGTCCTGCTCGGCGAGGATGGCGACGGGCGGCCGGGGCAGGCGACCCCGGTCGCCGCCTTCTGGATCGATGCGCATGAGGTGACCAACCGCCAGTTCGCCGCCTTCGTCGCGGCGACCGGCTATCGCACCCGCGCCGAGCGCGACGGCGCGTCCGCGCTGTTCGTGTCACCGGCGCAGCCGGTGTCGCTCGACGACGCATCGCGCTGGTGGCGGTTCGTCAAGGGCGCCGACTGG
Encoded proteins:
- a CDS encoding arylsulfatase encodes the protein MTVRQILAATSALVAVAGAAPGVAAGQATSAAVSPAPAAQRQPNFLVIVADDLGWSDLGAFGGEIQTPNLDTLALSGVRFTGFHTAPTCSPTRSMLMSGVDNHEAGLGTMAELLGDATRGRPGYEGYLNDRVASIAELLHAGGYATVMAGKWHLGLTPEREPAARGFEHSFALLQGLSNHFGEDQNAAWAAAGYAPSYRDDGKPAALPKGSYSADYFADRLIGYLDGAARAGDARPFFAYLPFTTPHWPLQAPAETIAKYKGRYDAGYEALRDARLARQKQLGLVPADAVAHATEKVPAWSSLSAEGKAIEARKMEVYAAMVDRMDQNVGRVIAALKRLGRYDDTIILFFADNGPEGNVIEAPSPRFKPATPGAAAADAPKQPAPALGIDNSLANIGRGSSYVGYGPGWAQANSTPSWLVKGYPTEGGIRVSAFATGRGVKGGGRIANANLDVRDVAPTLLDYAGLRQPQQFAGHPILPHEGHSLRPVLAAEAAGVRTAQEPVGYELFFRRALRKGDWKAVYLSAGTNRYTRQGVSTGRWQLFNVAADPGETRDLAVAEPGRLTELVAAYDAYAKAKGVVPLPAAETAAAPAARP